One genomic segment of Sorex araneus isolate mSorAra2 chromosome X, mSorAra2.pri, whole genome shotgun sequence includes these proteins:
- the RBBP7 gene encoding histone-binding protein RBBP7 isoform X2, with product MADNASCAGAEASPSGGWRERAAGCLLHVDSPPRVGRGARLPPGRHFRTVFEDTVEERVINEEYKIWKKNTPFLYDLVMTHALQWPSLTVQWLPEVTKPEGKDYALHWLVLGTHTSDEQNHLVVARVHIPNDDAQFDASHCESDKGGKIECEIKINHEGEVNRARYMPQNPHIIATKTPSSDVLVFDYTKHPAKPDPSGECNPDLRLRGHQKEGYGLSWNSNLSGHLLSASDDHTVCLWDINAGPKEGKIVDAKAIFTGHSAVVEDVAWHLLHESLFGSVADDQKLMIWDTRSNTTSKPSHLVDAHTAEVNCLSFNPYSEFILATGSADKTVALWDLRNLKLKLHTFESHKDEIFQVHWSPHNETILASSGTDRRLNVWDLSKIGEEQSAEDAEDGPPELLFIHGGHTAKISDFSWNPNEPWVICSVSEDNIMQIWQMAENIYNDEESDVTTSELEGQGS from the exons ATGGCTGACAACGCGAGCTGCGCGGGAGCCGAGGCCTCTCcgagtgggggatggagggagcgGGCCGCTGGGTGTCTGCTGCACGTGGATTCCCCGCCGCGGGTGGGTCGCGGAGCCCGTCTGCCTCCGGGTCGGCATTTTCGAACAG TGTTCGAAGATACTGTGGAGGAGCGTGTCATCAATGAAGAATATAAAATCTGGAAGAAGAATACACCGTTTCTGTATGACCTGGTTATGACCCATGCTCTTCAGTGGCCGAGTCTTACCGTTCAGTGGCTTCCTGAAGTGACTAA ACCGGAAGGAAAGGATTATGCCCTTCACTGGCTAGTGCTGGGAACCCATACTTCCGATGAGCAGAATCATCTTGTGGTGGCCCGAGTCCATATTCCGAACGATGATGCGCAGTTTGATGCTTCCCACTGTGAGAGTGACAAGGGGG GAAAAATTGAATGTGAAATTAAAATCAACCACGAAGGAGAAGTAAACCGTGCTCGTTACATGCCACAGAACCCTCATATCATTGCGACAAAAACCCCATCTTCGGATGTGCTGGTTTTTGATTATACGAAGCATCCTGCTAAACCAG ATCCAAGTGGAGAATGCAATCCTGATCTCCGTCTGAGAGGCCACCAGAAGGAAGGCTATGGCCTTTCCTGGAATTCTAATTTGAGTGGACATCTTCTGAGTGCATCTGATGACCAC acTGTCTGTCTGTGGGATATAAATGCAGGACCAAAGGAAGGCAAAATTGTGGATGCTAAAGCGATCTTCACTGGCCACTCTGCTGTGGTGGAGGACGTGGCCTGGCACCTGCTGCACGAGTCCTTGTTTGGATCTGTCGCTGACGATCAGAAACTGATGAT ATGGGACACCAGGTCCAACACCACCTCCAAGCCCAGCCACCTAGTGGATGCGCACACCGCCGAGGTCAATTGCCTGTCGTTCAATCCCTACAGCGAGTTCATTCTCGCCACTGGCTCTGCAGATAAG aCTGTAGCTCTGTGGGATCTGCGCAACTTAAAATTGAAGCTCCATACCTTTGAGTCTCATAAAGATGAAATCTTCCAG GTCCACTGGTCTCCACATAATGAAACTATTCTGGCCTCAAGTGGCACCGATCGCCGCCTGAATGTGTGGGATTTAAG CAAAATCGGAGAAGAGCAGTCCGCGGAAGACGCTGAGGACGGGCCTCCAGAACTGCTG TTCATTCATGGAGGACATACCGCGAAGATCTCCGATTTCAGCTGGAACCCCAATGAGCCTTGGGTCATTTGCTCAGTGTCTGAGGATAACATCATGCAGATATGGCAAATG GCTGAAAACATTTACAACGATGAAGAGTCGGATGTCACAACATCGGAACTGGAGGGGCAAGGATCTTAA
- the RBBP7 gene encoding histone-binding protein RBBP7 isoform X3 translates to MASKEMFEDTVEERVINEEYKIWKKNTPFLYDLVMTHALQWPSLTVQWLPEVTKPEGKDYALHWLVLGTHTSDEQNHLVVARVHIPNDDAQFDASHCESDKGEFGGFGSVTGKIECEIKINHEGEVNRARYMPQNPHIIATKTPSSDVLVFDYTKHPAKPDPSGECNPDLRLRGHQKEGYGLSWNSNLSGHLLSASDDHTVCLWDINAGPKEGKIVDAKAIFTGHSAVVEDVAWHLLHESLFGSVADDQKLMIWDTRSNTTSKPSHLVDAHTAEVNCLSFNPYSEFILATGSADKTVALWDLRNLKLKLHTFESHKDEIFQVHWSPHNETILASSGTDRRLNVWDLSKIGEEQSAEDAEDGPPELLFIHGGHTAKISDFSWNPNEPWVICSVSEDNIMQIWQMAENIYNDEESDVTTSELEGQGS, encoded by the exons ATGGCGAGTAAAGAGA TGTTCGAAGATACTGTGGAGGAGCGTGTCATCAATGAAGAATATAAAATCTGGAAGAAGAATACACCGTTTCTGTATGACCTGGTTATGACCCATGCTCTTCAGTGGCCGAGTCTTACCGTTCAGTGGCTTCCTGAAGTGACTAA ACCGGAAGGAAAGGATTATGCCCTTCACTGGCTAGTGCTGGGAACCCATACTTCCGATGAGCAGAATCATCTTGTGGTGGCCCGAGTCCATATTCCGAACGATGATGCGCAGTTTGATGCTTCCCACTGTGAGAGTGACAAGGGGG AATTTGGTGGCTTTGGTTCTGTGACAGGAAAAATTGAATGTGAAATTAAAATCAACCACGAAGGAGAAGTAAACCGTGCTCGTTACATGCCACAGAACCCTCATATCATTGCGACAAAAACCCCATCTTCGGATGTGCTGGTTTTTGATTATACGAAGCATCCTGCTAAACCAG ATCCAAGTGGAGAATGCAATCCTGATCTCCGTCTGAGAGGCCACCAGAAGGAAGGCTATGGCCTTTCCTGGAATTCTAATTTGAGTGGACATCTTCTGAGTGCATCTGATGACCAC acTGTCTGTCTGTGGGATATAAATGCAGGACCAAAGGAAGGCAAAATTGTGGATGCTAAAGCGATCTTCACTGGCCACTCTGCTGTGGTGGAGGACGTGGCCTGGCACCTGCTGCACGAGTCCTTGTTTGGATCTGTCGCTGACGATCAGAAACTGATGAT ATGGGACACCAGGTCCAACACCACCTCCAAGCCCAGCCACCTAGTGGATGCGCACACCGCCGAGGTCAATTGCCTGTCGTTCAATCCCTACAGCGAGTTCATTCTCGCCACTGGCTCTGCAGATAAG aCTGTAGCTCTGTGGGATCTGCGCAACTTAAAATTGAAGCTCCATACCTTTGAGTCTCATAAAGATGAAATCTTCCAG GTCCACTGGTCTCCACATAATGAAACTATTCTGGCCTCAAGTGGCACCGATCGCCGCCTGAATGTGTGGGATTTAAG CAAAATCGGAGAAGAGCAGTCCGCGGAAGACGCTGAGGACGGGCCTCCAGAACTGCTG TTCATTCATGGAGGACATACCGCGAAGATCTCCGATTTCAGCTGGAACCCCAATGAGCCTTGGGTCATTTGCTCAGTGTCTGAGGATAACATCATGCAGATATGGCAAATG GCTGAAAACATTTACAACGATGAAGAGTCGGATGTCACAACATCGGAACTGGAGGGGCAAGGATCTTAA
- the RBBP7 gene encoding histone-binding protein RBBP7 isoform X1, whose protein sequence is MADNASCAGAEASPSGGWRERAAGCLLHVDSPPRVGRGARLPPGRHFRTVFEDTVEERVINEEYKIWKKNTPFLYDLVMTHALQWPSLTVQWLPEVTKPEGKDYALHWLVLGTHTSDEQNHLVVARVHIPNDDAQFDASHCESDKGEFGGFGSVTGKIECEIKINHEGEVNRARYMPQNPHIIATKTPSSDVLVFDYTKHPAKPDPSGECNPDLRLRGHQKEGYGLSWNSNLSGHLLSASDDHTVCLWDINAGPKEGKIVDAKAIFTGHSAVVEDVAWHLLHESLFGSVADDQKLMIWDTRSNTTSKPSHLVDAHTAEVNCLSFNPYSEFILATGSADKTVALWDLRNLKLKLHTFESHKDEIFQVHWSPHNETILASSGTDRRLNVWDLSKIGEEQSAEDAEDGPPELLFIHGGHTAKISDFSWNPNEPWVICSVSEDNIMQIWQMAENIYNDEESDVTTSELEGQGS, encoded by the exons ATGGCTGACAACGCGAGCTGCGCGGGAGCCGAGGCCTCTCcgagtgggggatggagggagcgGGCCGCTGGGTGTCTGCTGCACGTGGATTCCCCGCCGCGGGTGGGTCGCGGAGCCCGTCTGCCTCCGGGTCGGCATTTTCGAACAG TGTTCGAAGATACTGTGGAGGAGCGTGTCATCAATGAAGAATATAAAATCTGGAAGAAGAATACACCGTTTCTGTATGACCTGGTTATGACCCATGCTCTTCAGTGGCCGAGTCTTACCGTTCAGTGGCTTCCTGAAGTGACTAA ACCGGAAGGAAAGGATTATGCCCTTCACTGGCTAGTGCTGGGAACCCATACTTCCGATGAGCAGAATCATCTTGTGGTGGCCCGAGTCCATATTCCGAACGATGATGCGCAGTTTGATGCTTCCCACTGTGAGAGTGACAAGGGGG AATTTGGTGGCTTTGGTTCTGTGACAGGAAAAATTGAATGTGAAATTAAAATCAACCACGAAGGAGAAGTAAACCGTGCTCGTTACATGCCACAGAACCCTCATATCATTGCGACAAAAACCCCATCTTCGGATGTGCTGGTTTTTGATTATACGAAGCATCCTGCTAAACCAG ATCCAAGTGGAGAATGCAATCCTGATCTCCGTCTGAGAGGCCACCAGAAGGAAGGCTATGGCCTTTCCTGGAATTCTAATTTGAGTGGACATCTTCTGAGTGCATCTGATGACCAC acTGTCTGTCTGTGGGATATAAATGCAGGACCAAAGGAAGGCAAAATTGTGGATGCTAAAGCGATCTTCACTGGCCACTCTGCTGTGGTGGAGGACGTGGCCTGGCACCTGCTGCACGAGTCCTTGTTTGGATCTGTCGCTGACGATCAGAAACTGATGAT ATGGGACACCAGGTCCAACACCACCTCCAAGCCCAGCCACCTAGTGGATGCGCACACCGCCGAGGTCAATTGCCTGTCGTTCAATCCCTACAGCGAGTTCATTCTCGCCACTGGCTCTGCAGATAAG aCTGTAGCTCTGTGGGATCTGCGCAACTTAAAATTGAAGCTCCATACCTTTGAGTCTCATAAAGATGAAATCTTCCAG GTCCACTGGTCTCCACATAATGAAACTATTCTGGCCTCAAGTGGCACCGATCGCCGCCTGAATGTGTGGGATTTAAG CAAAATCGGAGAAGAGCAGTCCGCGGAAGACGCTGAGGACGGGCCTCCAGAACTGCTG TTCATTCATGGAGGACATACCGCGAAGATCTCCGATTTCAGCTGGAACCCCAATGAGCCTTGGGTCATTTGCTCAGTGTCTGAGGATAACATCATGCAGATATGGCAAATG GCTGAAAACATTTACAACGATGAAGAGTCGGATGTCACAACATCGGAACTGGAGGGGCAAGGATCTTAA